DNA sequence from the Sphaeramia orbicularis chromosome 13, fSphaOr1.1, whole genome shotgun sequence genome:
ACCTGACATGCTTTCAGCGTCTGACTATTAAACAGCAGatcttgcatgaaattttcacaacctctaacctgtatccactggaccccctccactgctctatgggccccccacaaatcaatttgtcacatttaacccccccccccccccccccctttacagaACACCAGACACGTCTGCAAGTAGGCAGAGCTTCTGCTTATGTTTCTAGAAGGTTACTGGGCTCACATAAGACCCACCAGTAACGTTAccagtagttgtgagttgtagaggaCTGGGATGTTTAGAACAATGTGAAGACAGTCCGCTGCCTGAACTAACCTTCCAAACATGTTTATGCTCGACAGAGTTTATTCACTCACAAAGCTTTTTCTCCTGTCCACCGTGTGCATTAGCACTGAGCATGCACAGCTTTCACTGCTGATTGGCTGTTACCTGTGCTGAGGCTCTGTGTGGAACCAATCAGATGGTGCTGTGGGTGGGACCATGCTGCAGACAGAGTAGTGACTGCAGACAGAGTAGTGACCGCAGACAGAGTAGTGACCGCAGACAGAGTAGTGACTGCAGACAGAGTAGTGACCGCAGACAGAGTAGTGACCGCAGACAGAGTAGTGACTGCAGATGCAGGAGTGACCGCAGACAGAGGAGTGACCGCAGACACAGTAGTGACCGCAGACACAGTACTGACCGCAGACAGAGTAGTGACTGCAGACAGGAGTGACCGAAGGCTAAGGAGTGACTGCAGAAAGAGGAGTGACCGCAGACAGAGTAGTGACCACAGACAGAGTGCTGCAGCTGCATCACAGCCAACGTAACCCAGTTTTAAATATATCTCTTATCGGCcatcagattaaaaaaaaggcaGACGCCAATACGAGTCAAAATATTGAATATTGGCGCTGATAATCTGCCGATTATCGGTCGATCCCTGGTATATATGTATGGATTTGTGTAGGTGtttattagggctgcacaattaatcgattttaaatcaaaattggattttttaatttggatgattttttaaaaagggatttcgtcaaatcaatttcatctttctcgtgctTCCGGGCCGTGCGCCcatgggctaccgtaggctcctcctccaggctactgtaggctcctcctcctatctgtgtcAGTGGtttttcacagaagtctgtgtaatgaccacagatgttaaatctgttcatgagcccacagtacttataccaatataagctgTGGCTTCACACACAGATCCCACATTtcaaatagaactgcatgtggatcactcatcttccattgTCCTGGAtctgtaccgtactgtcttcttccgatccaggTCTGGGTcgtggggtcatcagcctcagcagaggacctcacacagccctgtgcccacacacatccaccagctccacagatagaatccctccagcgtgtcctgggtcggtctgttccacacacagatcctccagtttaaatagaacccatggggatcactcatattctgtggtccacacacacacgactgatgcctgtcactgacttacactggtgtcacttctgtgggccagataccccagaaaggaaaagaaaaaaatttaagaattAATTTAATTCTCTTACTTGctacatttttcattcacaaatgtaagttctgtaacacaaaaccagattttttttttttttttgaaagatggtgaactttatttaaagctgttagataaatctggaaactaaaaggctctaaaaaccatcagtatttgctctgatttggacattgtattgtagtgtattcccctggcaaacttgttctgttattttcttattgtatacattgtttgtatactctgcttcattcaataaagatttaatgaagaaaaataaaacttctgtgggttcatcaggTGATATCATCACAGATTagaggtcggagcagtgccttgcattgtgggctgctcatgaaaacgacatgctgacttctgttgtcttttaatAATTGTACCCAAAAATCAAATTCGAAAAttaagtttttagaggaaaaaattgggattttattttttgccaaaatcgtgcagccctagtgtatatatgtgtaggtGTCAAGcctggattaaccatatgggcaacagggcaattgcccaggggccctcGACCTCAttagggccctgggtagctcggacataacgaaaatatctggttatcttttgcttataaatgaaactgtccgctgcccagagccattgcactgcacagaaaccctgctcctgctgtctgtggcCGTGAGCTGacaccctctcctcattggtcagtccaaaaagcgaatcagcgctgacgcaaatcaacgtgcgtgcactgagcgggatgtgagacgtcaagaactacgcgacgtacgcgaatcaaaacattgcaaacatggagaagcagctaagtgggaagtttagtattggtcagataagtatttctttgagagaaattgacggttttccagatgtttatatcagtggcgatttctcatagactgcagtggaagcccggcgtcccctaaaattatgaaaattaaatggttaaatatgttcggttgtgttgacattttattgactacaaatgtgttagaacacgttcatctcaaagatgagttcgttcaaatcagctttatcacaaaccaacggactcgatgttgttcacttctcctccattcccgtgtctgtgttttctcctccatctctgctcagtgcatgtgtctgcagactgtgtccgtctctgggcttcagtgggactgagtggaactgttgttTTCATTGCGTCagaactggacgctaattggataaatgccacgatgttgtcccgcccccggacgccgggtgtctctgcgggtgaatggagctgtgggcggagctcggacgggctggatgccagaatcccacgtgctgattggaggatcggtcgaaaggctgaatcccgtttgattgacagctgttttcagatctactccttcactgacacagttcagtttaataacatcgcgcattctgctgtgaactcaagagagaaagtactacgaaattactcgttcattttttgcactgtaattaaaacacactcattgtacttccttgtttcaatttaacatagtttcagcgttttcttgtttcagttccataatttaatcatttcttgttcaagtttaatatcgttttgtagatagttaaatcagtcaaactgtcggctaggtcgcagtgaaaggagcatctgtagtttaaaaaggctgaagtctgacacccacaacacactaggccaaggcaatctaagcagcctaggtctGATGGAtactgagaggacactggtccagtcctacttggtacgataaggttactgagcattgagcattttcttaattctttttttttttttttttttttttttttttttttttatgtaagccgacagtgagcttcccctgtctaaaagacgagcagccgccagtggtttatagtatttagtatatgtagtatttagtattaaaatgtttaacccttgccttgacatgccttgaattgtgatgtgttttctgtttaaaagttaaactgggaccaaaatgtttattttagcagattatactgcattatatttatttttttccttgtggtggctccatgaaaatgttgagatatgtttattgttgagagaaagcagatttcaagatgtttacattgcacttactttaactctcttgttgaattctgaggtgacaaggggatttctgtttaaaattcatatctgattctatcagattatgtttgtgttttgtctgtgggctttttctgacaattcaatacatttgtgttggcaaaaagtgttcttaaataaatacaggatactttggaaatggtttcttatttattttttgtgaaaatggaggacatttccctctctttctaatgtagtggatcaattttagattatactgatgatgatgatgtgttttgttttcatatcatcacatgcaagtgagtggccttgacaagaggctatagtggtgcacttatagttctacgagcatttacacatttgtacatcaaaatgcaattgataatagttagatattggagtatggggtatgtttacatatattcctggaacttattctgtattttgccagattacagggatcctggggttgtgatgatggggcccttgaatattgttgcccagggtacaatgaagtgttaatctggccctggtagGTGTATATATGTAGAATTCTTCTGTGACAgaacaaatgcactaaatgagGTCACTGTAAACATTctgataaaaacactgaaggCAAAACGGTTCTTCAACACACAAACCCTTCATATTTGCCAAtttaggtaaaaaacaaaaaataaggctATAAATGATATTAATTAGTTAATTAGTTAAAGCAAAGTAAAGAAAATCTGATTCCACTGGGACCTCAGCTCTTTTTGGCAGGATGTGAACATTTAACATGGACTACTGTTCCACACTTTAGTGTCAacggcagagaaaaaaaaaacacaactgcttTAATTATTCagttaatgcttagttttaatgaTAATGACACAGTTTGACATTTTTCCAGCACTGGGAACGTATGACAATTACATGACACAAGTAAAACCAGTCGAATTACACAATAAACACGTCTGAATCTACACATGACACCATAAAGAGTTCACATGCACATGTTGAATTAACTTTCAGAGTCTAAATGACGTTTACCACAGAGCAGATGATTACATTTGACACGTATTTTGGACATTTTCATTCCATAAACCATAGGGTTAAATATTGGTTGAAGGGTTATAAAGTACACTGATAAAAATATCCTCATCATATTGGGAACATGGTTCATATTAAACCTGCTCTGTACGATTTCAAAACAACAACCAAGAGCAAAGTTTATCAGTGAAGCCAGGTGAGGTGTACAGGTACTGACAGCTttatgtctggtctgtttagatccagaaaaacacactttaaggatccTCATGTACGAGTACAGGATTAACATGACAGGAACACACATGGAAATGAACGTATTAATGAGTCCAAAGATGTTATTGACTGTGGTGTCAGAACAGGACAGTTTAACTATAGAATAATTATTACAGTAGATTTTATCAATGATATTCCCACACAACTGTAAAGACACAGTCAAATAACGACTCACAGCAACTTTAAGAAGAGGGAAAACCCACACAACAGTGATAAGCGCAGCAATCTTATTATGTGTCATACGAGTGTGATACTGCAGAGGAAAACAGATGGACAGGTATCGATCATATGACATAACAGTTAAGTTGATAATTTCCACTTGTACATAAGAATAAAGCCAGTAAATCTGTAGAAcacacagtgaaaatgaaacagtGTGAACGTCTTTGAGGATCTGAAGGAGAATAAATGGAAACAGCCCAGTACTACCATAGAGTTGATTAACAAACAGACTGCACAGAAACAGGTACATGGGTTCATGTAAGCTCCTGTTCACACAGATAAGCACAATCAGAAACACATTAGACAGGATTattaaaacatacaaacacaatatGATAGTGAAGTATAAGTACTTTAACATCCCAGTGTCAAAGTATGCACTGAGTATAAAATATGAAACCTGTGTCGAGTTAATTATCATCTGTGTGTAGATTATTCAAACAGTTGTTAATATTAGTGAGAGTTCAAGGAAAGAGTGAAAACATGACAACTGAGATTAAAAAACCCACAGAGCATCATCATGAACTGAAGGATCTGTGAAAACGAAAGCAACAAGAAAGAAACCAGAGGATGTACTATAACATAGTGTGACATTGTGTGGATGTGTTCACCTGTCCTGTCATAGTGGGTCTGAGTCCTGATCTGATCCACTGAACCTGGTCCTTTAAACCAGTTCAACTCACACAACTAATGAACCAGTGACGTCAAAGCACAGACTCATCAGCAAGAGACCACAAACACAGCTCCACCTGTACACAAACCACTGAGCCATGGTCAGACCTTTATGGAAACAATACAGTTCATGTTAGAAAACTaggaaggtagatttgtttccactcaaaagaaaagttgccttaaccaaaaaaatattttcaattaaaaaaacctTCCGtttcaacaaagaaaaaaaatgttttgaatgcaaaaaaaaaaaaaacaaaacacatttgagACGCAAAaacttgcatttgaacactttttctttgatttCTTTGAGTTGATTGAGCCCAAGGCCACAGTGGGAAATCCTGTGAATTTGTGTGGTTTGAACTGTGTTGAAATGTTTGTTGAAGTCCAGGTTACTACAGACCACTGACTGTCCAATGAGAATTATGAGGGGGTTCAAAAAGTTtatggaaaaaggacagttggaaaaaatgttttaatttatgaTGTTTATTTTCCAACATCTGCTCCATCCAGGCCAATACACTTGTGCAAGCGTTGGTACCAGCCTTTGGCCCAGTCTCATTCCACCCTGTCTGGATGGAAACCAGCTGACGTCACGTCCGGGCGAGTGTATTATTCGCTTGTTAGCGTTGTTGCTAGTCGCTCTTTTCCTAGTGCTCTTCACTTAGTTTTAATCCACGATTTAACTACTATGTGTAGCACTTCAAACCTGCTTAAATGTAGTCTTTGTTTGGCTCAGTATACACCCACAGCCAAAGACAACATCTGATTTTAGCTAAAAGGCTTGTTCGTGGATTAAAAACAACTCCCTTCTTTAGCCCTACTAGCCTAGCTTAGCCAAGCCATGGCTAACCCTCTGCCTCTGCCTTCACCCCTTGGCTCCTCCCCcttattcctaaccctaaccctccattttgtgcattcaggtgaaggggtaggggtgtctcaATTCTCGGAGGGGTGTCGGAGGGAAAGGGccaagtgggggggtgggggtggaggtggaggggctgtttggtcctCGAAGCGGAGACTTTTCAGGActacactacaaacggaggggtatgagaaatctcccatcaTTCGGTTCGAATTATTGACAAACGCAGAAAAAAAGAGCTGCTCCAGCTGTACACAAACCACTGAACCTCAGAACTTCTGCATCAGGActctcaaactccttttctttcaggttccacattcagcctgatttgatctccagtgggtcgcaCCAGgaaaatcctactataatgcacgttctgtttCCAGTGTCCCCTCAgtgtctgatcgatgttgcaccacaggagggcgttttagccacaggcacaatgccgctagtaataacataataacctataaataatgacaactccaaagtttagtccttgttttagtgctaaaaaaaaattaaattctaaaaatacttacttttataaactatccaaaaaatgtaaatgacctaaaaaaacagaaatttcttctagaaacatcagtgcaattttaacaatattctgcctcaacttatcatttctacatgtgcattatggatcagatctacaaagacactaaacactgaggaacagacaaaaaatagttcaaactgtgctgaattttctttagacatttcaagttgttcgtatttgttcaggttatttacattttattgaaataggagagtttataaatgtaaatattttcattatttaacattattttttgcactaaaacaaagacacaaattttaaatttgcattatttataggcaaaatgtAATATTCTTTTCACAGCAAACCGacaagaaaatctggagtcattcttttttgtcggttcttctgctgttattatttgattgtagatcatattggtctgtatgtggaacctgaactaaaatgagttccacagccttgactgggaAATTGTTTcaatttgcaaattcatcccaggggccggattggaacgttTGGCGGGACGTATTTGgttcccgggccgcatgtttgtgaCCCCTGTTCTACGGCCTTGGGTCCAATATACTGCATGTGTAGTTACTACACAGATGAGACGACACTGTGGAGCCACTTAAACCTTTGTGAGTTCTAAAGCCAAACCCCCCCAATCACTGTTGTGGAGGCACAACAGTGATTGGACATTAATTTATGGGGGCGGGCTTTGGCCTTCCTGAACAGGCACACACTCTGGTTTGTAAAGCACCAACGCAAAATCAAGTATAAAACTGAAAAACCGCGGTCTATGAGGGTGGATTGTCCTGTGCAGGTCGTATCGAACGGTAGACAGTTTTCCagagtaccgttgcatccctcgACTGTAAACGTATTTACAACAGTAGAAGTGCAGTATGTcagacccccccgccccccagagGCCTGTGGGCCGTGGTCTCCTCAAGAGGTGACCATGACTTTGGCCTTTTTTGTACAAAGGGTCTGTGTTATGTGTCCAGTTTATTGTTGAGGTGAACACCCATGTATCTGAAACTGTCACCAGCTCAATGTCCGACCCCTGGATGTTCACCGCTATGGAGGGTAGTGGTCTTCTCTGGATGTCAGTCACCATTTCCTTTGTCTTGCTGGTGTTTCAACACAGGTGGTTGTGTTGACACCAGTCCATAAAGTCCCTGATTACTGACCTGTACTCCAGTTTGTTCCActcaaatacacaacaaacaatGGCTGAGCCATCAGAGAACTTCTGGAGATGACAGCTGTTGGTGTTGTGGGTGAAGGCTGAGGTATGAAGGGTGAAAAGGAACGGGGAGAGCACCGTTCCCTGAGGGACTCCTGCAGACTGCTGCCTTATGCCGCCtctccactacatggtaccgactcgactcaacttgTCCTTTTCGTGTTTCCATAacataaaaggacctggaatcagGTACCTGcgactagttttttggtatgtactccaccaaggttccaaaatggggaaacggatactaaaacgtgacatgtaaacactgcagaccactgattggtcagagagttgtctctgcgtcttTGCGTTATCAATGTGCGACCTGCcatttttagaaaaaaacacatgtggaagttgacagtaaatatatcggtaggttaatccacatgacggCAGCCGATACTGATTGTTAGTAGTCaaggaggccgataaccgatatctGGAGCCGATATTGAtttgaagtaaaagtaaaaatattggcataaaaattttgaacaatACAAACTCCAACACTTAACGTCATCATTGAACATCGGGTAGGGGCAGCAGCAGCAATATACGTAGGGgtgtatattagggctgcacgatgaaTCAGTTTTAAAtcaaattcagattttttaattaggacgattttttaaaaagggaaattgtcaaatcaatttcatctttctcgtgcctctAGGCTGTGCGCCtgcgggctactgtaggctcctcctccaggctaccataggctcctcctccagggtaccgtaggctcctcctccaggctaccataggctcctcctccagggtaccgtaggctcctcctccaggctaccataggctcctcctccaggctaccgtaggctcctcctccaggctaccgtaggctcctcctccaggcgaccgtaggctcctcctccaggataccgtaggctcctcctcctatctgtgacagcagtatttcacagaagtctgtgtaatgaccacagatgttaaatctgttaatgaacctgcagtagtgataccagtgtaagctgTGGTTTCACACATGGATCCCGCActtgaaatagaactgcatgtggatcactcatcttccattgTCCTGGATCTgtactgtactgtcttcttccgatccaggTCTGGGTcgtggggtcagcagcctcagcagaggagcccagacagccctgtgcccacacacatccaccagctccacagatagaatccctccagcgtgtcctgggtcggtctgttccacacacagatcctccagtttaaatagaacccatggggatcactcatattctgtggtccacacacacacgactgatgcctgtcactgacttacactggtgtcacttctgtgggccagataccccagaaaggaaaaaaaaaataaaaattttaaataattaatttaattctcttacttgctacatttttcattcacaaatctaagttctgtaacacaaaaccaacatttttttttttttttaaatgttgaactttatttaaagctgttagataaatctggaaactaaaaggctctaaaaaccatcagtatttgctctgatttggacattgtattgtagtgtattccccctggcaaacttgttctgttattttcttattgtatacattgtttgtatactctacttcattcaataaagatttaatgaagaaaaataaaacttctgtgggttcatcaggTGATATCATCACAGATTagaggtcggagcagtgccttgcattgtgggctgctcatgaaaacgacatgctgacttctgttgtcttttatagttgtacccaaaaatcaaaattgaaaattaagttttttgaggaaaaaattgggattttattttttgccaaaatcgtgcagccctagtgtatatatgtgtaggtGTATATATGTAGGATTCTTCTGTGACAgaacaaatgcactaaatgagGTCACTGTAAACATTctgataaaaacactgaaggCAAAAGGGTTCTTCAACACGCAAACCCTTCATATTTGCCAAtttaggtaaaaaacaaaaaataaggctATAAATGATattaattagttaattaattaaAGCAAAGTAAAGAAAATCTGATTCCACTGGGACCTCAGCTCTTTTTGGCAGGATGTGAACATTTAACATGGACTACTGTTCCACACTTTAGTGTCaacagcagagaaaaaaaaaaaaaaacacaaccgcTTTAATTATTCagttaatgcttagttttaatgaTAATGACACAGTTTGACATTTTTCCAGCACTGGGAACGTATGACCATTACATGACACAAGTAAAACCAGTTGAATTACACAATAAACACGTCTGAATCTACACATGACACCATAAAATGTTCACATGCACATGTTGAATTAACTTTCAGAGTCTAAATGACGTTTACCACAGAGCAGATGATTACATTTGACACGTATTTTGGACGTTTTCAGTCCATAAACCATAGGGTTAAATACTGGTTGAAGGATTACAAAGTACACTGATAAAAATATCCTCAACATATTGGGAACATGGTTCATATTAAACCTGCTCTGTATGACTTCAAAACAACAACCAAGAGCAAAGTTTATCAGTGAAGCCAGGTGAGGTGTACAGGTACTGACAGCTttatgtctggtctgtttagatccagaaaaacacactttaaggatccTCATGTACGAGTACAGGATTAACATGACAGGAACACACATGGAAATGAATGCATTAATGAGTCCATAGATGTTATTGACTGTGGTGTCAGAACAGGACAGTTTAACTATAGAATAATTATTACAGTAGATTTTATCAATGATATTCCCACACAACTGTAAAGACACAGTCATATAACGTCTCACAGCAACTTTAAGAAGAGGGTAAACCCACACAACAGTGATAAGCACAGCAATCTTATTTTGCGTCATACGAGTGTGATACTGCAGAGGAAAACAGATGGACAGGTATCGGTCATATGACATAACAGTTAAGTTGATAATTTCCACTTGTACATAAGAATAAAGACAGTAAATCTGTAGAAaacacagtgaaaatgaaacagtGTGAACGTCTTTGAGGATCTGAAGGAGAATAAATGGAAACAGCCCAGTACTACCATAGAGTTGATTAACAAACAGACTGCACAGAAACAGGTACATGGGTTCATGTAAGCTCCTGTTCACACAGATAAGCACAATCAGAAACACATTAGACAGGATTattaaaacatacaaacacaatatGATAGTGAAGTATAAGTACTTTAACATCCCAGTGTCAAAGTATGCACTGAGTATAAAATATGAAACCTGTGTCGAGTTAATTATCATATCTGTGTGTAGATTATTCAAACAGTTGTTAATATTAGTGAGAGTTCAAAGAAAGAGTGAAAACATGACAACTGAGATTAAAAAACCCACAG
Encoded proteins:
- the LOC115431201 gene encoding olfactory receptor 1509-like, which translates into the protein MIINSTQVSYFILSAYFDTGMLKYLYFTIILCLYVLIILSNVFLIVLICVNRSLHEPMYLFLCSLFVNQLYGSTGLFPFILLQILKDVHTVSFSLCVLQIYWLYSYVQVEIINLTVMSYDRYLSICFPLQYHTRMTHNKIAALITVVWVFPLLKVAVSRYLTVSLQLCGNIIDKIYCNNYSIVKLSCSDTTVNNIFGLINTFISMCVPVMLILYSYMRILKVCFSGSKQTRHKAVSTCTPHLASLINFALGCCFEIVQSRFNMNHVPNMMRIFLSVYFITLQPIFNPMVYGMKMSKIRVKCNHLLCGKRHLDSES
- the LOC115431202 gene encoding olfactory receptor 5F1-like, which gives rise to MIINSTQVSYFILSAYFDTGMLKYLYFTIILCLYVLIILSNVFLIVLICVNRSLHEPMYLFLCSLFVNQLYGSTGLFPFILLQILKDVHTVSFSLCFLQIYCLYSYVQVEIINLTVMSYDRYLSICFPLQYHTRMTQNKIAVLITVVWVYPLLKVAVRRYMTVSLQLCGNIIDKIYCNNYSIVKLSCSDTTVNNIYGLINAFISMCVPVMLILYSYMRILKVCFSGSKQTRHKAVSTCTPHLASLINFALGCCFEVIQSRFNMNHVPNMLRIFLSVYFVILQPPSPTTPTAVISRSSLMAQPFKTKEMVTDIQRRPLPSIAVNIQGSDIELCSPEKSPLRGPNSPSTSTPTPPLGPFPPTPLRELRHPYPFT